TTCTCCATTTCAACATATTCTGTAGAGGTCTCATTCTTCTTAAGGTGGTTTCCTAGTGCTGGTTTGGACATAACAGGAGATATTACTTCTCTATGGTTACTGCTCTTTGTCTCTTGCATCTGATGAAGGAGCTGCAACTCTGTTGGTTTTGTCTCCCTTGCTTCGTCCTTTAGTGGCTCTGGGTTGGGTTTGTTGGATTGCATCTTGATTCCTGGAACATCTTTCGAATATCCCTCGTTCTGCTTCGCCGCATTCTCACTAGTCATTTTGGAGCGATACTTAGCAGGTGCGATGGAAAACTGAAATGCTCCAGTGTTAGGTGTCTGTGATTTGGCATCACCCTCTCTTGCAGAAGGGGGCGCAACAACTCCTTTAAAGGGTGCTGTAGTCCTACCAACCAGTTCTGGTGTAGAAGATTCCATTCCAACTTCCCAAGGCTTCTGATAGGCTTCTGTGGCACCTTTAGGAGAGGGAGGGTTCCTTATttccattttagtttttttggtttGAGGCACAGGTACAAGTTGTACTTTGAGCGGTGCTTCTGCTTGTAGCCCACCTTTGTTCTCATTTGATCCTTGAGATCTTTTTTCATCAAAAATCAAGATCTCCTTAGTAACAGATCTCTGGATTGGCGAATGGACTCTTAATGGATCTACTTCCCTTGATGGTTGGATCTCCTCTGCCTCATATCTCTGGACAAGTGAATGGGCTCTAAATGGCTCCATTTCCCTTGATGGTTGCATGGATTCAAGATAATGTTCTGAAGATGATACTCTACAAGAAGACAGTGTGGTCAAGCCAATGGGTGTCGGTTGCAAAGAGAGAGGGTTGGCGGTGACATTCTCCTCAGGTTCAAGAGACTTGAGGGTTTCAACATCAGTAAATGGGGGATTCATTTCAATTACGGTGCATCTCTCCTCTTGGATCGGCAGTGAGTTTGCAGGTGTAGTTGTTTGTGGTTCTGGAGAGGTAGGTTTCTCAGTTAAAGTCAAAGTTGGAGAAGAGCACAAGTGATTGTACATTGTCTCTGTGGACATCGTGGTTTCAATATCAACACCCTCCTCAGACAGAACATTGTTCAAGTCATTTAGACTTCCTGAGCAATGCTTGGGAGAGAGAGATTCCTGGTAGAGACAGATTTTGTTTAAACCAAACATTCAAAATCAttgttacatttttgcatatggtATTAATGATAAGTGATATTTGTGTTCTTTAGTTGCACCCCTAACATATATTAAAACTACACAGCTAATCATGTTCCCTCTAAAGTCTCgggtatatatatttttctgcattgtggatcAGATCGACCGCATTGTCTTTCAAAGTATACTATTTCGACCACAAGCGAATACGCACTCAATTGACGAATGTGCActttgactgctttgtgatactcttttaatACAGTGAATGAATAATTAACTTTCACTGGtataccgactactgaaattggtctctatatattatataataatcaaTGTATATTTCTCAGGTGGCTGAAGGGTCGGCCCAATAGAAATAGGTTTTGCTCAGCAAGGAATAAATAAAAGGGAACATTGACAGCTTAATGGCTTCATTTGAAGTAACTTCAAAAGCTGTCTTACCATTGGCACTTTTTTGCCCTTTGTACTGGCTCTTTGGTTCCTGGGTTTGATTAACATGCGATGACGAGCGGCCGAGTTATCCAACCTTGGCGTGTAATACACAGGGCTACTGAAGTCAACTCCTGTAGGTGGTGTGTACGAAGCTGAGGTGGGGGAGATGACTGTCTGAGGAGACAGCTTAGAAACTGGTGATAAAGGCCTTGATGATGACTGGAACGGATCACCCTGGATGAGACAAAATTTGCTAGTgtcatataatatatatgtagtaTCTTCCTTAAAGTGGCAGTCCACCAAATATGTGCTGTTgcaaaaccaatatgactttattttcTTCAGTAACACAAATTAAGGTGTTAGGTAGATTATTAGggactgatagcctcagtcaccattccgtTTCATTCCATACAATTCCTTgattgtgaatggtgactgagagttAACATTATAcataacttctccttttgtgttccacagaggaacgtaagtcatatgggtttgagcTTTGAGAAAAAAGAAGACACAAAATCAATAGGGTGAGCAAATTAATttcgatttttgggtgaactatcccatttcTGTACCTCTCAAAGAACCTTTCTAAAGCCCTGAGCTTTAAACGCCTATTATGATGTTGATATCACTCCTTGACATTAAACCAGGgttgattttgaaaataatgttaccTGTTCCTCCTCTTCACTTCCTGTTCCTGCTAAACTTAGAGAGCTCAGATGTTCTGGATACTGGAATAGAAATGGCATAATGATCCCAATCATTTTCCAGGTGTTTTAGGTGGCTGTGTTTAAGTCTAGCCTACAATCTGTGTATATCTCTGTTCTTTGTTCACCTTGTAAACTACTCCATGCATCCCTCGCTCATGGAAGGACATCTCAGGTGGGCTGCAAGGTAAACCATCATCCTCTGAAGTTGCTCCTGAGTCCTCTGTGCATTTACCAGAGATTGACATTGGAGGAGAGCCCAGACGCAAGTTCTGTTGCTGTAGTTTTAACTATCAAAACCAAACAGAATCACCTAACAGTAAATTTATGGAACGCCTTCCTCAAACGTCTGCAAAAATGTATTAGCCAATAAATATCTGACTCAATTCAAACTGCTGGTACTCAGTAAGGGTCCTTGTACCTGATCAAATCTAATCTCCCTCAATTAAAGAATTTGTGATTGGGTTTGCCAGCTTTCAACCTCCTTACAAAGAACATTTCCTTACTTGCAAAGCCTTAATTTTGCCATGAACGTTCTCTTGTGAAAGAACCCCTGTTGGTTCTGGGGTCTGGGTCTGATCAGTAATAAAGATGCTATCATGGGACATCGCCCTGGTGCTCAGGCACTGTGGGTACCTGTGGGTCAATTTGAATAGGTTTGTGTTATTTAGCTGGACATggatacaataaatatatatgaagtcATAACTTCATACTTTCAGTATAATGTATATGCTAACACAATATAGCACAATACATACAATATGATAATGCATTATAGTgtacaacatttttataattcaaaacaataaaatatcaatctttgcatttttgtaatgtaattttaatgtaataaaaattgtattttgtattacaGTACATAATGGGTAggatagcactttttttttattaacgcATTGTAGCGTTTTGTGAAGTTTAGTTCTATGTCATATCATAGTTCTATTTCCTGTTCCATTCCTGACATCCGGTTTTGTTATGTGGCAGTTTATTAATATTATCCAAAAATGCGAAAGTACCAAAACattaatataaatgaaaaatgaacattaacttaaaaaataaaagacatgacaaAACAAAGGACATAAACCGAAACATACAAAATGAACACACAGACATCACATACCATCATCACGACAGGAACCAGAATGGAACGGAACAGGAAATGACATGGagctaaacttcaaaataaaagacaacgaataaaaatgtaacaaaaccaCACAAAATTCTACATGCATCAGCCACTTACAAACAGTCATCCTCAGAGTCATATCCTTCCCTCCTACCCTCTGGAGCTGTGATGTCACTGGCGGACTGACTTTGCTTCATCAGGCCTTCACTTTCCTTTTTCTTCAGTTTCCCAAAAAGACGTGTCTTCAGCTGTTTAAAACGTGACTTCTTCCTCCCTGTGGAAGACCAGAAATCAACAGGATTGGTTTAAATAGATCAGAAATAcactcaaaaatgttttttaagatttacgcatttcaattttatatttataaaataatattgtatgaaTTAAATTTTggtgggatagttcacccaagaacgaaaattctctcatcatttgctcaccgtcatgccatcccagatgtatgactttctttcttctgctgaacacaaacaaagatttttttaaagattatttcagctctatggtccatacaatgcaagtgaacggtgactagaactttgaaggctCAAAAGgccagtggttaaatgtatatcttctgtagcaatttgataggtgttggtgagaaacagatcgctATTTAATTCCTTTGTTTACTGTAAATCtgcactttaacttttactttcacattctggtgtggaagtgactttcactttcacattcagccacctactggtttgTGCTGGTCAAAGTCCAAAacaaggtcttaaatattgatctgtttcacacacacacacacctattatatcactttagaagatatagatttaaccactggagtcatatgtttacattttatgcctcctttatgtgaccttctgagttctggtcaccattcacttgcattgtatggaccaacagagctcaggtattcttctaaatatattttgtgttctgcagaagaaagaaaatcatacacatctgggatggaatgggggtgagtaaatgatgagagagtttttatttttgggtgaactatccctttaaagattactcaattacaTTTGAGGGAAttgtgttatgaaattaaaatgtgaaaatcttaaaaaataggctcaaatgttttttttgagTGACAGATGGATGACATTATgtgaaggagagaaaaaaaagactaaatacccataaatgaaatgattagatctgattggatgagactcTTTGAAGTAGCTGATAAACACACTCATGTGCTGCACATTATTTGCAATCCATATCAATGCGTCATCTTTCTTCATACTTTGGCAATCATAAACAGTTaggctattttatatatatatatattttttttttattaatttgtttgctATTTTAGGTTAATTGTCTAGGAATGTCTGTTGTGATCATTAGTATTAATAAATGTGATTATGTGTTGAAAATTGGTGTCTTTTTTCAAATTACTGTTgctgccattttataaaagcaataagccacactAGGACaaatgttacagtgattttaccatggttaagaGAGTTTTTGGCACTTTTGTTTAGGTTTTAGTAACACCCCTTAactatggtaaaatcactgtagcaTGTTGCCACTCATGTACTGTTAATGAAGAATGTACACATTTTTCCAACCTGTGAGTTCCTCTCCATTCTTGTCAGTTTCTCCAGTGCTGGATTCCATGTCTATCTGCTGATCCAGACTGCATGAGACAATAAGTATTATcttcaaaagacattaaaaaTAACATAAGGTAACATTCATCTCTGACATGTGATGATGCTCGTTGGTATGGATGGTCTGTAGACTGGCCAAATGCAATTGCCAATCAGACTTCATTCAAAAAACCTGCTCGTCTGTGTGGAAGAGACTTATCTTCTGCATGTCTAGCTGTAAAAACCAGCTGATCACGGTTGACTAATACACTCTGTTTGCACACACTTTATTCCAACGTTTCCTGTGTTCAAAGGTGGTAAACCCTGTTCTGAGTCTCTTAGATTCTTCTGCAATGCCCTTGTAAGGAAAGAGTTGATTTGCTACTGTTTTCAGTTTAAAGATCCTCATGAAGCAAATAATATATATGGAAACAGCTTCAAGTCAGCCTAATTTAAGTGACACCTTCTGCAAGCCTAAATCAAATGGTGTATCACTGTTAAATTGAGTATTGTATACTGCTGGCATATGATACATTATCATAGCACTCAGAATATTGCTTAAATGATTTAATGACATGAAGCATGACCACACAACATACAGTATGCCTTAATCCTGTAAGGCCAGTCTCATTGGCAAACCAAAGGTTGTACAAACGTGTCCTGTGTCTTTTTATTGGCATTGAATTGTGATATATCAGTGGCCTCTCGTAATACAAACACAGAGATCTATGGGGGGAGAATAGTTAACTTTGGCCTGGACTGAGGCGCCAGTTGCCTAGTGATGCACTAGGGTGACGCGATGTTACAGCGACTATTAGACAAACAGTGTGTGTGCACCTTTGCTGCAACCTGGGTAACCAAGCCCTTGTCCAAGCAAACTCATATCCACACACATTTCCTCACTTCTCAGTATTAGTCTTTGGAGTGTTGTAGAAGAGTGGAACATACTGGAATGGGTATAAGACACTTAAACTTGCATTTATTTCAATGTTCTAGCATGTTTCAATGCTAAATCCCTAACCCAAATTAATATGCCTGTCTTAAGAAGCAACACTATTTAAAAGATAATAAAAACAGCAGTCTGTTGCCATTTGTCATGGCTGTAACTTTATGAACCAAAGGGGAAACTAAAAGAATTAGCTGTGCTCTTTATGCATGTGTCTAAAAGATTTTGCATGATATGATTCTATTAAAAACCTGATCTATTAAATCCAacaatgttttgtgtacactGCCATACAGGACATATGCCttggcacacatacacacctgttgCTATTGTCCTCACTCCTTAACCAAACAATCATATGACAGAAATATGCCAATAAGCCCTGCTTTACACTCTGTCTACTGTCATGTGGCTGTAAGCATGACTAAAGTATTGTGCGTCCACGTTACCTTCATGTAGACACAATTCGAATCAACACAACACCAGACAATTGGCTCTTGTTTAACCAAAAGACCAAAAATCAATAGGCCATTATGTCATCATAGAGGAAGGCTAAACATCAAGGTTCGAGTTTCCAAGTAATTTTCCTGCAGGTTGCACTCATAAATGTCAGTGTGCTTTACATTTTGGCAGCAAATTCAtatgcagtggccccaaaaagcatTTCGACACTGAAGCCACacttaaatgtatgaatgtcattgcattcaaCAGCAAGATATCACACCAAatggaatttattttaaagatttttttattattgattcctAAATGTGTTGCtaaactaaaatgaacaaaaacatgaAATAGAAAATTCGTCTTAACTTACCAGCAGCTCTACGTTCCGTACGTTCAGGCTGAATGATATCTACTTAGTGGTTCAGTTGTTTtcttcagagttttttttttctttggtccCCACTCCCCTTGATAGTTCTAGATCATTGGCATCTGCAAATGAAGTTTAAGAGGGGAGTAGTTGTGCAAGGTAGAACGACAGAGTCAGGGAAAGAGAGAcagaatgtgtgtgcgtgtgtgcatgcgtgtttgtgagagagagagagagagagagagagagagagagagagagagagagagagagagttaacaAAGAGTTTTCAAGTCACCAAGGATGACAGGGCAGTAAATAAGATGTATTGTGAACCTAGCTTGGGTCACATCTTCTCAGACACGGTCACTGGGTCCGTGTGGTGTGTAACACAACTTTATGAACTCTAACATGgtaaatgcaaaaatgcatgtaATTATAGaaattaaaggagcaatatgtaacattgacatcaagtgtttaaaatgggtcctgcagtccaaattcaaaatattggagagagttgtctctcCTACTCCCCAGACTCAACTCTCACGTGGGATGCCAGGTTGAGACAcacaacaggaacgagcaaactgacaatggcaagcgaaaCTGTAAGTTGAtcattataaaccagctcatgtggatttttataactctgtcaatgttagctagatatATTGTTGGCTTCCATGGTTGCAGTATGCTGTGTTTGcctgctaacttgtttcaaatctagCAACCCGtggtgtctaaatacttttggaaaatgggcagtgggcaggatcacacaggccaaaacacaaacagaaattccggtcCCTGATCGGACATTTCAAAGTGGAATATACtggctgttgcattgtttcagagaagccagtatttcaacttagcatgtttcctaaatctctgataacaaaatatgataattttatgctttagtacagtaaatatattacatgttgtacctttaaatggatagttcactcacATGTTAAAATTATCAGCTAAAGAACTCAGTGATTTGTATTAGTAAAAGCCCTTACTAAAGCATCTTTGTCTTCAATAAGAGTTAATAATTATGGTAGGCAGGTGACTTTTCTCCTAAAATATTAAAGAGAAGTGTGACTGACAAAATGGCCATTCAAATTTGACCACAACATCCATTTCTGAAATAATATGTGACCTGACATTATCATGTTTTAGGTAGGGGGTTCATTGTGGTTGAGGATTAATCAAGGGCATGGCTTTTTATACCCTACAAcagatgtcacacacacacacacacacacacacacacacacacacacacacacacacacacacacacacacacacacagagtgagaaGGACAAAAGAATTCTTTCTGCAGTCTGAATCTTGAGCACGACAGTTTGCAATTGCATTACTTAAATGTTCTGAAATAATCAATGCATGACTGAGTGCTACTGCTGTAGTAACAGAGTTGCTTTAATTGCATCTATTAAGGAAGTTTGGTTACTTCAGTGTGCTTGGGAGCCTTCAGGAATGCTGTAAATATTTCTGTCTGACATGACTTGGAAAAGAACACTATTTCAGATCACTACCCTAATGTTCCCACCAAACTAGAGCATATCTTCAATCTCAATTGAGTTGTGGTGACCGATATACTCATGTAAATGTATCTCTTGAGGTGTGTAAAGTCTTGCATAGTGTGAAGGGTGTCTCATTCTAATTCATGGGTATACGTAAATTGTTCCCTTATGTTTTTCTAAGTTTGGATTGTCACTTAAATATACAATATCAATGTATTGACACTGAcagcaaaaaatgtattcatataatCCAGTATAAGGTGCGTAAACAGAAAGAGCTGAACACCAGCTAAATTAACCGCTTTACAAACAggttaattacctcactcaaacgcatcctatttatacatgagattAATCTCTATATCCATGACATTTACACAACAGTACAACTTGCATAATTAGTAAATACTGTGTTCTGTGATTATAATATGTAAGCACAGCACTTTTGTGAAGGGCGCTGCTTTGTTGACACACATACATAGCATGCACAGTCTGGTCACAGTCAGCTATTTTATGCCCTCAGAGCTTGCTGCTATTTTCACGTGAGCGCTACTCATGAATAACATTcaagatgtagatgctcaataggtcggttcacttataatatacatttaaaatggcacctgaggagcatttgaccagaatttgaataagaaactAATTCAACTGCTGTGAACTAGCCCACATACAGATACTTACAGGACTTCATTGAGTGTTCaaactagggctgtcacgattatgaaatttggctgacgaattgtcaaattaaataattgcgattatgatgattaattgtctctttaagggctttcacgattaattgtcatatttctttaaGGTGTGTTTTTTCTGCGTGTGTGCTACATAGTggcatagattccaggggggatgggggggaGGTAACCCACCCACTAATCAAGCAAGTACAtataatacttaaaatatgtctctctttttggtcaactttagtttttgtcaattttacatttagactgttataatatatattgatatattgatataatattttattagattatacaatagtaaaatatttctgtcctaattaaTGCTCTTTGTTTAAACCCACGAGCCCTTTGAGATTTCGTTTCATCATTTCGTTACTCCACACAAATAGAGTGAGCAAAGAATATTTGCCATTACACGATCgtttaaagtgaaactggagcgcttTACATTAACTATCACAGCTTGTActggtttgtttatatttttgagggGTTTGgcgcatttattattattatacatttattattattattatcataatataattttacaaattataacaatatttaagttgaaaggTTTCCGACAAATAacagtgtgaatgaaaagtggactgatatctttcaaATTTAACTTTGAGATTAGTTGagaagtccagatacaagttgaaagaAATGTGCATAGATATCTGGCTTCTTTTCTATTTAAGTCATAGACTGGAATGACTGTAAATTTTtctgctgcattatccagtaaactagttaacattaacaataaagtgtatttttttataggctatacatttatattgaaataatgtgtagttagaggtttgtgtttctttacatataaaagagTACCCCAGTTCCACACAATGAGgaaaagatattctaaactgattatgccccaaaaaacaacaactggtATTGGATCGGTATCAGCCAATACTGACATTTCAGATATCGGAATCAGAAcgaaagagaaaaagtggtatcggtgcattccTAATTTTGTGGGACATTTTTATCAAAATACTAAaactatgacaaaaaaaaacaatacaaaataaacactgtgtgtgtgtgtgtgtgtgtgtgtgtgtgtgtgtgtgtgtgtgtgtgtgtgtgtgagcgtgtatttatcactttgtgggtaccaaatgtccccataaggatagtaaaacccgaactttttgaccttgtggggacattttgtcggttcccatgaggaaaacagcttataagtcatactaaattatgttttttgaaaatgtaaaaatgcagaatgttttctgtgagggttaggtttaggggtagggttagggttaggggatagaatataaagtttgtacagtataaaaaccattatgtctatggaaagtccccataaaacatggaaacacaacatgtgtgtgtgtgtgtgtgtgtgtgtgtgtgtgtgtgtgtgtgtgtgtgtgtgtgtgtgtgtgtgtgtgtgtgtgtgtgtgtgtgtgtgtgtgtgtgtgtgtgtgtgtgtgtgtttctggtaATTACAATGATTCTTAAGGAATCACACAGAAtggtgtagtggttaaagcacagggctggtaatcagaaggtcacaggttctaaccccacagccaccaccattgtgtccttgagtataataatttaataattgcactgtaagtcgctttggataaaagtgtctgccaaatgcataaatgtaaatttgttatACTGTATCAAGTCGTCAGAGCCATGAAATTTAAATTATtcataacaaattaaaatgattgttcaGAGATTAaggttaacttgtttgttgattTTTGGCTCTTTTCAAAATCGTATGTTCAAAGTAATCATTCACAGACAATGATTTGCGCTAACCAGGGAAATCCATGTTTGCAGCTTATCTATTAACATTAGAGACACATCTGCGACTTCCCATCAGTGCAAGTGACACAAGAGGAGTTTCCCAGCAGTTCTAAATCAACAGCTTGCACAATTTACGAATGTCAACAAGCTTTAATCAACCTCTCGGCCTGCTCATAAATGACCTGCAGATGCTACATTGATCCTCTATGAGAAATCCAAGCACGAGACAATATTATGTAGCTGGCAACTAGTGGTTCTGACCTTTTCCAGCCAAAAACCCAGAGATTTTCTCCCTTAGATCTCTCTAACTCTAGCTCACCTTCTCTGGCTTCATTCTTTCAGACTTGACCTTCCCTTCTCTTCAGGTATGAATGCACCCATTCAAGTACTGTGTTACTCAGGTGAAATGCAATCTGCACAGAGGAACAAAAATCAGGCCCACCTTTGTACATTGTACAGCCTGTGGTAGATTAAGTAGAGGTTGTACAGTTCAGTACATTCACTATAAAGCACTCAAAATCCCATATAAGGACTGATTTGTTTTTCCAGGCTGGCTATGAGACATCTAAAGGATATAGAGGAAACGTTATtcaaatacataatacataactATGAAAATTAACTAGGAACAAGTTCCAATTTTATCTAGCAGGGCACTAGTTACAATAGTACACTACAGTATAGTGATGAACGCTGTCTGCCATAGGTCTAACAAATAAAC
This genomic window from Xyrauchen texanus isolate HMW12.3.18 chromosome 11, RBS_HiC_50CHRs, whole genome shotgun sequence contains:
- the LOC127651885 gene encoding CRACD-like protein isoform X1, with translation MESSTGETDKNGEELTGRKKSRFKQLKTRLFGKLKKKESEGLMKQSQSASDITAPEGRREGYDSEDDCLYPQCLSTRAMSHDSIFITDQTQTPEPTGVLSQENVHGKIKALQLKLQQQNLRLGSPPMSISGKCTEDSGATSEDDGLPCSPPEMSFHERGMHGVVYKYPEHLSSLSLAGTGSEEEEQGDPFQSSSRPLSPVSKLSPQTVISPTSASYTPPTGVDFSSPVYYTPRLDNSAARHRMLIKPRNQRASTKGKKVPMESLSPKHCSGSLNDLNNVLSEEGVDIETTMSTETMYNHLCSSPTLTLTEKPTSPEPQTTTPANSLPIQEERCTVIEMNPPFTDVETLKSLEPEENVTANPLSLQPTPIGLTTLSSCRVSSSEHYLESMQPSREMEPFRAHSLVQRYEAEEIQPSREVDPLRVHSPIQRSVTKEILIFDEKRSQGSNENKGGLQAEAPLKVQLVPVPQTKKTKMEIRNPPSPKGATEAYQKPWEVGMESSTPELVGRTTAPFKGVVAPPSAREGDAKSQTPNTGAFQFSIAPAKYRSKMTSENAAKQNEGYSKDVPGIKMQSNKPNPEPLKDEARETKPTELQLLHQMQETKSSNHREVISPVMSKPALGNHLKKNETSTEYVEMEKAEEPEDRKSAFGVQLRTTSLSLRYRSEVSKIKDETKRYSLESNQMLAASEEHARKADTSKNMLDGNSIKKPSAPEKKDLQNLHSQLPATDNGRSSQDMLGQSKEAGSEPGWMSLAREKTRAYQPFLSRFTTNQSPQVHSPPQVHSPPPTVPHLQPPTPSSQPKTQPVTTMFLPLKTQHTLNAPIQTANQQSSQVTTPRSPTKPTPSGIKDKQLSSGWRAENTISPSAGGGKITDIKDKSIPAVRISTSATESIKRKAVPSKMEGNTSPITPTNTELPTITSELPSSSSSSLDSQQQCRSDGAQPSWMELAKRKSLAWSDKTLDFI
- the LOC127651885 gene encoding CRACD-like protein isoform X2 codes for the protein MESSTGETDKNGEELTGRKKSRFKQLKTRLFGKLKKKESEGLMKQSQSASDITAPEGRREGYDSEDDCLYPQCLSTRAMSHDSIFITDQTQTPEPTGVLSQENVHGKIKALQGDPFQSSSRPLSPVSKLSPQTVISPTSASYTPPTGVDFSSPVYYTPRLDNSAARHRMLIKPRNQRASTKGKKVPMESLSPKHCSGSLNDLNNVLSEEGVDIETTMSTETMYNHLCSSPTLTLTEKPTSPEPQTTTPANSLPIQEERCTVIEMNPPFTDVETLKSLEPEENVTANPLSLQPTPIGLTTLSSCRVSSSEHYLESMQPSREMEPFRAHSLVQRYEAEEIQPSREVDPLRVHSPIQRSVTKEILIFDEKRSQGSNENKGGLQAEAPLKVQLVPVPQTKKTKMEIRNPPSPKGATEAYQKPWEVGMESSTPELVGRTTAPFKGVVAPPSAREGDAKSQTPNTGAFQFSIAPAKYRSKMTSENAAKQNEGYSKDVPGIKMQSNKPNPEPLKDEARETKPTELQLLHQMQETKSSNHREVISPVMSKPALGNHLKKNETSTEYVEMEKAEEPEDRKSAFGVQLRTTSLSLRYRSEVSKIKDETKRYSLESNQMLAASEEHARKADTSKNMLDGNSIKKPSAPEKKDLQNLHSQLPATDNGRSSQDMLGQSKEAGSEPGWMSLAREKTRAYQPFLSRFTTNQSPQVHSPPQVHSPPPTVPHLQPPTPSSQPKTQPVTTMFLPLKTQHTLNAPIQTANQQSSQVTTPRSPTKPTPSGIKDKQLSSGWRAENTISPSAGGGKITDIKDKSIPAVRISTSATESIKRKAVPSKMEGNTSPITPTNTELPTITSELPSSSSSSLDSQQQCRSDGAQPSWMELAKRKSLAWSDKTLDFI